Within the Halobaculum limi genome, the region GGGAACCAGCGCGTTCACCGCACAGCAGTACATGAGCATCGTCGTCCCCGGCGTGAGCCTTCGGGGCCTGTACGACGAGTACGACCTCGATTCGAGCGACCTCTCGCGGGCCGTCGAGGCGGCGGGCACGCCCGCGAGTCCGCTGTTCCCGTGGAACGCGGGCGCCGTGTTCATGGCAGGCGTCCTCGGATTTGGCACCTCCTGGGACTTCGTCCTCTACTACTTCTTCGGGCCGCTGTCCATCCTCGTGCTGTTCGCGATGACGCTCACAGGGCGGGCAGCGTCACCGAGCGAGACGGCCCCGAGTCACGCGCCTGCAGACGACTGAGAGGGCCGAGCGTTCGCTGGCGACTCGACACAACGCCACAGCGACTCCTTATCGAAGTGCCTCGACCAGTTCCTCGCCCTCGACGTACGTGAAGCCGTTGCGCGTGGCGTACTCGCGGGCGGCCTCGGGCGACAACGCTCGTCCGGTCTCGTCGTCGAGCATCTCACACACGACGACCGCCGGTGGCTGGCCCGTCTCGGCGGCCATCGCGAGGCCGAGTTCGGTGTGGCCCAGTCGGTCCGAGAGGCCGTCGGGTGCGCCGCGCAGGACATGGACGTGGCCCGGCGAACGGAACTCCGCGGCAAACTCCTCTGGACCGTACTCGACGCCCGCCTCGATAGCGGAGGCCATCGACGCCAGTTCCGTGATGGTGCGCGCACGGTCGTCGTCGGTGATGCCGGTGAACGTGTCGCGGTGGTTCACCGGCAGCGAGAACGACGAGCGGTCGTCGTACGCCAGGTCGTGACTCCCGGCCGCGGGATGGTCGATCTGATCTTGGAGGAACGGCAACTCGACGGCCTCGGCCACCTCGTCGGAGACGGCGACACAGACGAGGCCGCCGGCGTCGTTGCGCATCCGCGCGACGGCCGCGGGGTCGACCGCATCCGCGGGGTACACGAGGTCGGTCTCGCCCTCGCGGTCGTCGAAGTCGTGGACCAACACCGGGTCGCCCGCGCGGAACGCAGCGAGGGCGGCGTCGAGCCGACCGGCCTGCCGACTCACGCCGACCCCTCCGGTTCGACGACTGCCGCCTCACTCGGACCGTCCGTACGGTCGGCGTCGGTGACGTAGACGGCCACCTCGTCGCCGTCGGCCAGCGAGAGTGCCTCCCGAAGTTGCTCCGGTGCGATCAGTTCGAGTTGGTCCTCGTCGTGGTGGGTTCGCTCGGGGACGATGACGTGGGCCGGACCGAACGACTCGTCGCCCGACCGTACCTCTGCGGCGTAACACGTCGCCGGGCCGAACGTTCGTTCCTCGTCTTCCCAGCCGTCGATGGGGACGCCCTCCACGGCGTCGAGGCCCGCACGGGCACGGACTGCGGCCTTCGTCAGCGAGACGTTGAGCGTTCCCGGGAACGGTTCGTAGCCGAGGCGGTCGACGAACTGCTCGTGGTAGCCCGACAGTTGGATGTAGTGTTTCCCCTCGCCCATCCCCGACGTGACCGACCCACGGAGCGTGAGACCCTCCTCGCCCTCGAACAGGCGGCGGTAGTCGGCGTACTCCGCGCGGAGACGGCGCTCACCGGCGTCGGTCACGGTCACCCACTGCCCGTCACCGACCACGTCGCGGTCGAGCAGTCCCGCGGATTCGAGTCGCTGGAGCCGTCTGGAGGCCGTCTGACTGGAGGCGTCCAGTCGCTCGCCGAGCGTCGAACAGGAGACTTTCACGGGTTCGCCCAGCCCCCCGCGCAGTGCGACCGTCTTCAGCGCCGCCACCTCGTCGTGGCCGACGGTCGTCGTGGTAGAACTCATTGTCACCTGTCGGTCCTCCGGACCCAAAAGCATACCGGATGTGGGATACGTAACGAAAGTGAGACAGCGTGTCACGCTGTCGGAATCCGTATCGGTACTGTGAGGGCGACGCACCAAAAGGCGTCGGTGTCGGCGAGTTCGGTGTGGCGACAGCGTTCACCGCGTGGTCGCCGACCCGTTCGGAAACCCATTTATCGGCGGCGGGGGAAGCGACGCGCATGTTCAGACAGTTCCGGTCGGCCGTGGCGGGAGCGCTCACCGACGCGCTCGCGGACCTCGGCTACCCGACCGACGACCTCGGTATCGAGGATCCGCCGGACGACGTCGACGCCACGCTCGCCTCCAGCGTCGCGTTCCGACTGGCGGGCGAAGCGGGGGCACCACCGCCGCAGGTCGCCGCAGAAGTCGTCGACGCCGTCGACGTGGACACGACGGAGTACCTCGCGCGCGTCGAGACGAACGGCCCGTACGTGAACTTCTTCGTCGACGACGCCTACCTCGCGGACACGCTCGACGCCGCCCGCGACGAGGCGTACGGTCACCTCCCCGACCGCGAGGAGTCCGTCGTCGTCGAACACACCTCTGCGAACCCGACAGGGCCGGTCCACGTCGGCCGCGCCCGCAACCCGATCATCGGCGACGCCGTCGCCAACGCCATCGAGTACGCTGGCTACGACGTCGACCGCCACTACTACGTCAACGACGCCGGCCGGCAGATGGCCGTGTTCACGTGGGCCTACGAGACGTTCGATGAGGCCGACCTCCCCGACCCGGAACGCGACAAACCCGACTACGACCTCGTGCGCTACTACCGCGCGGGCAACGCCTTCCTCGAAGACGGCGACGAAGCCGAGGTGGAGGCCGCCGAAGCCGAGATTCAGTCGATCATGCAGGGACTGGAGGAGGGCGACGAAGAGACGTACGAGCGAGTCAGCGAGGTGGTCGACACCGTCCTCGCGGGGATGCGCGAGACGCTCGGTCGTCTCCCCGCGGAGTTCGACGAGTTCGTCAAAGAGACGCAGTTTATGCGCGACGGCTCCGCCGACGACGTGGTCGAGCGCCTGCGCGACCTCGACGAGTCGGTGTACGAGGAAGACGCCTGGCAACTCGACCTCTCGGCGTTCGGCATCGAGAAACTGCTCGTGTTCCTCCGCTCGGACGGCACGACGCTGTACACCACCCGCGACCTCGCCCACCACGAGTGGAAGTTCGACAACTACGACCGCGCGGTGACGGTCATCGGCGAGGACCACAAACTCGCCTTCGACCAACTCCGCTACGCCTTGGAACTGCTGGGGCACGACACCGACCAACTCGAACAACTGTTCTACTCGTGGGTGAACCTCCCCGGCGGCGAGGGGATGAGCACCCGCGCGGGCACGGGCATCGACCTCGACGACCTGCTCGACGAGGCCATCGACCGCGCCCGCGAGGAGGTCGAACGCCGGATGGACGACCGCATCCGCGACGACGACCTCACCGAAGCAGACGTCGAGCGCATCGCTCGACAGGTGGGTATCGGCGCCGTCCGCTACGACATCGTGAGCAAACAGCCGACGAAGTCCATCACCTTCGAGTGGGACCGCGCGCTCGACTTCGAGGCCCAGTCGGCGCCGTACGTCCAGTACGTCCACGCGCGGTGTTGCGGCATCGTCGAGGAAGCAGGTGACGAGGGGCTCGCACCCGACGCCGAAGTCGACCCCGCGGCGCTGTCGACACCCGAGGAACGCGACCTCCTCCACATCATCGCGCAGTTCCCCGCCGTCGTCGAGGAGGCCGCCGAGGACTTGGAACCGCACCGCGTCGCCACCTACACCCGCGAGTTCGCGGAGACGTTCAATGCCTTCTACCGCGAGTGCCCCGTCCTGACGGCCGACGACGAGGCGACCCGCGAGGCGCGACTCGCACTCGTCGTCGCCGCCCGCCACACCGTCGCGAACGCGCTCGACGTCCTCGGGGTCGAAGCCCCCGAGTCGATGTAAGGGTCGGGCACCACACTTACGGCCCATCTGCTCGTTCTCTCGCCGTGTCTCGCTCGGACGCCGCTGCCTCCCCTGTCGCGTCGGCGCTCGCCGAACCGCTCGCAGTCGTGACGCTGTGGCTGGTCGTGTTCGTCGTCGCCGACGTCCTCGCGCCGCCGCTGCTGTCAGACGTCGTGGTCGCGGGCGTCGCTGGTGGTGTCGCGTTCGCAACCTCGCATCGATACCTCCGCGCGCGACAGAAACAGTAGGACCCGACTGCGCCGCGTCTACGCCAACGTCGGCAGCAGCGTCCCGGCGGGCGTGATCAGACTGCCACCCACCGAGAGGACCGCGACTGCGCCCAGACCGAGCGCGAGGACGATGAAGACGAGGATCCACCAGACCGGCACAGATTCGTTCCCTGCTTGGCTCATACTCGGGAGAGGCGGCGGAGGAGAAAAGAAACTCCCGATTCGTACGGACGGCTAGCGGAACAGTCGACCGAGGAAGCCACCGTCGTTTTTCTTCGACTGCTCATCGTCGTCGTCCGGCTCTTCGGTCTGTTTGGCCTCCTCGGTTCGCTCTTTGCCCTGTTGGGCGAACGGGATCACGTCGTCGGCTATCTCGGACGACTCCTCGGATTCGGACTCGGCCTCTGCGATGGTGACGGCGTCGTCGTCGGTGCCGTCCCCGTTGGGTTCGGTGTCCTTTCCGGCGTCGTCGGCAGCGTCGCCATCCTCGGTGTCCTCGCTGGCGTCGTCGCCGACCGCGTCGCCATCCTCGGTGTCCTCGCTGGCGTCGTCGCCGACCGCGTCGCCCGCGCCCTCGTCGCTGCCGTCGCGGAACTCGGCGTACTCCTCCTCGTCGAGGACGGTGCCGCGGGCAGCGGCCGCCGCCGCGTCCTCTTCGGAGTCTGCATCCTCGTCGTCTTCGAGGATCACCGCGTCGTCCTCCTCGGGTGGGAGGTCCTCGTCGCCAGTCTCGTCCTCGTCGCCAGTCGTAATGTCGCCCTCCTCTGCTGTGTCGTGCTGGTCTGTGTCGTCGCCGCTCAACTCGGCCAGCGAATCTTCGTCGGCCGATTCCGGCACCGGAGTGTCGTCGGCAGCGTCGGCGGCATCGGCGTCCGCCTCGTACTCGGGGTCATCAGGCGTCGACTCCGACTGTTCGGGCGTCGGTGCCGCGCGGATCGGCTTCCCGGTCAGCGACGAGGCGAGCGAACGATACGCGGCCGCGGCGTCGCTGTCGGGCGCGTGCATCGACACCGGAACCCCCGCTGCCTGCGCCGCCTCGATCACCGGGTCGTCTGGGATCGCACCCAGCACGGGCACGTCCACATCGCCGGTGTCCTCGTCACCCTCGGCCTGATTGAGTGCGATCCCGACGACCTCGCCGCCGAGTTTCGCCGTCAGGTCCTGCGTCTTTCGGGTGTTCACGAGGCCGTCGCGCGTCGGCGTCGACACGAGGAGGACGCCGTCGGCGACCGACAGCGGGAGAGCGGTCTGGTGGGTCAGGCCCGCGCCAGTGTCGACGATGACGAAGTCCGCGCCGGTGATGCTCTCCAACACGCCGACGATTTCGGACGGATCGGCCTTTCGGAAGTCGTCGAGCGTCTGTCCGCCGGGGAGGACCGCGAGTCCGTGTGGCCCCTCGTACGACGCCTCCGGCGGGTCGGCCTCGCCGGCGAGCACATCGTGTAGTGTCACCTCACCCGGTTCGACACCGAGCGTCGCCCCGAGGGTGGCAGACCCCAGGTCGGCGTCGACGGCTACCGTCTGGTAGCCCGCGGCCGCGAGTGTCGCCGCGAGGTTGGCGGCGGTGGTGGTCTTTCCAACCCCGCCTTTGACGCTCGCGACGGCGAATATCTTCGGCATTTACCGTGGCTACGGCGGGCACTCGTTATAAACTTGGTTCCCATCTCACTGCGACCCATTACTCCACAGACACGAGCGTCGAGTATACCTCACCGGTGGAGACAGCGGAAGACGAGACGGCTAGCCTGCGGGACGATCGCACTGCGATGTGACCGCCGAGGTCGGTAGTCAACAGGTACTTACCCCGCGGCCAGCGAATTACACCGTAATGGCCAGCGACGCGCAGGGAGAGCAACCGAGCGAGGATCGCCGGAAGTACGAGTTCCGGAAGGTGCTCGACGAACTCGACGACTTCGAGGGTTCGGGCACCCAGCTCGTGACGATCTACATCCCCGACGACAAGCAGATCTCCGACGTGGTCGCCCACGTCACCCAGGAGCACAGCGAGGCGGCCAATATCAAGTCCAAGCAGACGCGGACGGCCGTCCAGGACGCCCTCACCAGCATCAAAGACCGCCTCCGCTACTACGACGTCTACCCGCCGGACAACGGCATCGTCATCTTCTCGGGCGCGGTCGACTCCGGCGGCGGGCGCACGGACATGGTGACGAAGGTACTCGAGTCGCCGCCGGAGCCCATCCAGTCGTTCCGCTACCACTGCGACTCCAACTTCCTCACCGGCCCGCTCGAGGATATGATGACGGACAAGGGCCTGTTCGGGCTCATCGTCCTCGACCGCCGCGAGGCGAACGTCGGCTGGCTCAAGGGCAAGCGTGTCGAGCCCGTGAAGTCGGCGTCGTCGCTCGTTCCCGGTAAGCAGCGGAAAGGTGGCCAGTCCGCACAGCGGTTCGCCCGCCTGCGCCTGGAGGCCATCGACAACTTCTATCAGGAGGTCGCCGGGATGGCGGACGACCTGATGGTCGACAAACGCCACGACATCGAGGGCATCCTCGTCGGCGGCCCATCGCCGACGAAAGACGAGTTCCTCGACGGCGACTACCTCCACCACGAACTCCAGGACTTAGTCGTCGGTAAGTTCGACGTCGCGTACACCGACGAGTCCGGCCTGTACGACCTCGTCGACGCCGCACAGGACGTGCTAGCCGACCAAGAGGTCGTCAAGGACAAACGACAGATGGAGGAGTTCTTCGAGAAACTCCACACCGGCGAGCAAGCCACCTACGGCTTCGAGCAGACCCGGCGCAACCTCATTATGGGGTCGGTCGACCGCCTCCTGCTCTCGGAGGACCTCCACCACGACGTCGTCACCTACACCTGCCCGAACGGGCACGAGGAGCGCGAAGTCGTCGAGCGCCGGCACTCCACGCCCAACCACGAGTGTGAGGAGTGCGGCGAAGAGGCCGAGGCGGGCGAGCGCGAGGACGTCGTCGAACACCTGATGAACATCGCCGACCAGCGCGGGACGGAGACGAAGTTCATCTCCACCGACTTCGAGAAAGGCGACCAACTGATGGACGCCTTCGGCGGCATCGCCGGGATTCTTCGCTACTCGACGGGCGTGTAAGCACGTCCCGCGCGCGGTCGTCTGCTGGCTTCGGTCACGTCCCCGCCTTTCGGGGGACTCGTTGCGTCGACGAGCGTCGACTGTGGTTCACGCGCCACTCGTCTGCACCAGCGTCACTCCGACGACGACGAGGACGCCGCCGACGAGCATCGTCGCCGTCACTGGCTCTCCGAGGAAGACGACGCCCAACACGACCGCGACCGTCGGCTCTAACGTGGAGAGGACGCCCGCTCGCCCCGCGCCGACCCGAGTGAGGCCGGCGAAGAACGCGAAGATGGCGAACGCCGTCGCGACGACGCCGAGTGCGACGACCGACCCCCAGCCGACGGCCGTCGTCGGAATCGTCACCGTCTCGGTGACTGCGGCGATGCCCGCGAGCGAGATGGCTGCCGCTGGGGTCACGTACGCCGTCAGCACTCGCACGTCGACCGTCTGCAGCGTCGCTCGCGAGACGACGATGTATACGCCGTACAGCGCTGCCGCCCCCAGCGTCGCGACCGCGCCCACCAGATCGAACGCCGCCGCTCCGGTTAGCGAGATGAGCGCAACGCCCGCCAGCGACACCGCGGCCGCAGCGACCGTCCGAACGCCGACCGTCTCGTCGAGGAACGCAGACGCCAGCGCCACGACGAACAGCGGATACGTGTAGAAGATGACTGCCGCCAGTCCCGCCGACATTCGCTGGACGCCCACGAAGAACCCGACGCTGAGGCCCGCGTACCCGACCGCACCGAGTGCGATCGCGACGAGCGCCTCACGCGCGGGCAACCGCAGCGACGGGAGCGTCGCGGGCCGCAACGTGCGCGCCGCGAGTAAGCCCGTCCACACGACGGCCGTCCCGACGACGAACCGCAGCGTGAGCACCGACGGCACAGACAGGCCAGCGCGAAACGCCACTTCGCCGAGGACGCCGAGCGTTCCGAACGCGGCCGCCGCCGACAACACCAAAAGCGACCCGGTCGTGTCGCGGTCCATCCGTTCGGTCGGGTTCGAGGCGGACCGGAGTCATACGTCTTCCTGTCCACGTCGCCGTCCTGTCACCCAGTTCGGCTCAGGTGCCGCCGGCGAGCAACGAATCTAACTGGTAGGCGCGCCGCTCCAAGTCGAACTCGGGGACGATCTCGCCGTCGTGGACGGCGTCGACGAGGCGGTCGAGCGTCAACTCCACGTCC harbors:
- the argS gene encoding arginine--tRNA ligase, which translates into the protein MFRQFRSAVAGALTDALADLGYPTDDLGIEDPPDDVDATLASSVAFRLAGEAGAPPPQVAAEVVDAVDVDTTEYLARVETNGPYVNFFVDDAYLADTLDAARDEAYGHLPDREESVVVEHTSANPTGPVHVGRARNPIIGDAVANAIEYAGYDVDRHYYVNDAGRQMAVFTWAYETFDEADLPDPERDKPDYDLVRYYRAGNAFLEDGDEAEVEAAEAEIQSIMQGLEEGDEETYERVSEVVDTVLAGMRETLGRLPAEFDEFVKETQFMRDGSADDVVERLRDLDESVYEEDAWQLDLSAFGIEKLLVFLRSDGTTLYTTRDLAHHEWKFDNYDRAVTVIGEDHKLAFDQLRYALELLGHDTDQLEQLFYSWVNLPGGEGMSTRAGTGIDLDDLLDEAIDRAREEVERRMDDRIRDDDLTEADVERIARQVGIGAVRYDIVSKQPTKSITFEWDRALDFEAQSAPYVQYVHARCCGIVEEAGDEGLAPDAEVDPAALSTPEERDLLHIIAQFPAVVEEAAEDLEPHRVATYTREFAETFNAFYRECPVLTADDEATREARLALVVAARHTVANALDVLGVEAPESM
- a CDS encoding DUF120 domain-containing protein gives rise to the protein MSSTTTTVGHDEVAALKTVALRGGLGEPVKVSCSTLGERLDASSQTASRRLQRLESAGLLDRDVVGDGQWVTVTDAGERRLRAEYADYRRLFEGEEGLTLRGSVTSGMGEGKHYIQLSGYHEQFVDRLGYEPFPGTLNVSLTKAAVRARAGLDAVEGVPIDGWEDEERTFGPATCYAAEVRSGDESFGPAHVIVPERTHHDEDQLELIAPEQLREALSLADGDEVAVYVTDADRTDGPSEAAVVEPEGSA
- a CDS encoding DMT family transporter gives rise to the protein MDRDTTGSLLVLSAAAAFGTLGVLGEVAFRAGLSVPSVLTLRFVVGTAVVWTGLLAARTLRPATLPSLRLPAREALVAIALGAVGYAGLSVGFFVGVQRMSAGLAAVIFYTYPLFVVALASAFLDETVGVRTVAAAAVSLAGVALISLTGAAAFDLVGAVATLGAAALYGVYIVVSRATLQTVDVRVLTAYVTPAAAISLAGIAAVTETVTIPTTAVGWGSVVALGVVATAFAIFAFFAGLTRVGAGRAGVLSTLEPTVAVVLGVVFLGEPVTATMLVGGVLVVVGVTLVQTSGA
- a CDS encoding MinD/ParA family ATP-binding protein, with amino-acid sequence MPKIFAVASVKGGVGKTTTAANLAATLAAAGYQTVAVDADLGSATLGATLGVEPGEVTLHDVLAGEADPPEASYEGPHGLAVLPGGQTLDDFRKADPSEIVGVLESITGADFVIVDTGAGLTHQTALPLSVADGVLLVSTPTRDGLVNTRKTQDLTAKLGGEVVGIALNQAEGDEDTGDVDVPVLGAIPDDPVIEAAQAAGVPVSMHAPDSDAAAAYRSLASSLTGKPIRAAPTPEQSESTPDDPEYEADADAADAADDTPVPESADEDSLAELSGDDTDQHDTAEEGDITTGDEDETGDEDLPPEEDDAVILEDDEDADSEEDAAAAAARGTVLDEEEYAEFRDGSDEGAGDAVGDDASEDTEDGDAVGDDASEDTEDGDAADDAGKDTEPNGDGTDDDAVTIAEAESESEESSEIADDVIPFAQQGKERTEEAKQTEEPDDDDEQSKKNDGGFLGRLFR
- the prf1 gene encoding peptide chain release factor aRF-1, whose product is MASDAQGEQPSEDRRKYEFRKVLDELDDFEGSGTQLVTIYIPDDKQISDVVAHVTQEHSEAANIKSKQTRTAVQDALTSIKDRLRYYDVYPPDNGIVIFSGAVDSGGGRTDMVTKVLESPPEPIQSFRYHCDSNFLTGPLEDMMTDKGLFGLIVLDRREANVGWLKGKRVEPVKSASSLVPGKQRKGGQSAQRFARLRLEAIDNFYQEVAGMADDLMVDKRHDIEGILVGGPSPTKDEFLDGDYLHHELQDLVVGKFDVAYTDESGLYDLVDAAQDVLADQEVVKDKRQMEEFFEKLHTGEQATYGFEQTRRNLIMGSVDRLLLSEDLHHDVVTYTCPNGHEEREVVERRHSTPNHECEECGEEAEAGEREDVVEHLMNIADQRGTETKFISTDFEKGDQLMDAFGGIAGILRYSTGV
- the ribB gene encoding 3,4-dihydroxy-2-butanone-4-phosphate synthase; the protein is MSRQAGRLDAALAAFRAGDPVLVHDFDDREGETDLVYPADAVDPAAVARMRNDAGGLVCVAVSDEVAEAVELPFLQDQIDHPAAGSHDLAYDDRSSFSLPVNHRDTFTGITDDDRARTITELASMASAIEAGVEYGPEEFAAEFRSPGHVHVLRGAPDGLSDRLGHTELGLAMAAETGQPPAVVVCEMLDDETGRALSPEAAREYATRNGFTYVEGEELVEALR